The Puntigrus tetrazona isolate hp1 chromosome 13, ASM1883169v1, whole genome shotgun sequence genome contains the following window.
TACGAACCTGAGCCGGCTGCAGTTTCTCAAGCTTCAGATGAACCAATGACCATTGTAACCACAGTTCAGCCTGCCACTTCCCAGTATGCCCAAAATTCCACCGTTTCCACCTTTTCAGCTTCACAATATTCGCAATATCAAGGTAGTGATCAACATGTTTGGGGATCTGTGGGATCTGTGGCCCCTGGTCTGTACCCTTATGGTACTGTACCTCCATCCTCTTATGCTATGGGTCACCAAGCAATGGCGCCACATATGATGACTTCAGTATAGTTCATACACTGCACAAATGGCCAATCCATATTGTGTACCTCCTCTACTTCCCATGCCACATTCATATGGTCCTCCACCTATTCCCAGTCCTCTCCACCTCTCCACCATGACCTCGGCCTACTCTACCCCAGCGGCTAGTCAAATTTCAACTGAATCTATACAAACAAAGCCTGTAAGATGCcttaaaacaatagaaacagTCAAAATGGTTCCGAAAGGTAAAGCGGGGCCTGTCAGCGCACTTGTTTCCATACAACCTATAGAGGAcagtaatgaaaaacaaacatcgGAGGAAGCCAAGAACATACAGTTTGCTACCATAAAAGATGATGACATCAAGGCTAAGCAGAAGAAACGGGTATGACATCTTTCTTCAAACTTCTCACATGTGGAATCCTTTGTTCAGTGATTCTTAATATCCATGTTAATGCTTAAATTTTATACTTATGTTACGCTTTGTAATTCTGTGATGGGTGGCAAATACCAGAAGCTGTCCAAGGACAATGTTGCTGTGAGCTTAATGTCTTCAGCTTATGAGTTCATCTGTAATGTTCTGAACCTGTGATAAATCTGCTGATTGTTTTAGCACAATTTTGTCCGTTTTGTTCTTATATAATTGTGCTCTGGGCAGCTTGAACAGTTTAACCAGAGAATGAAGCTGAAGAAAGAGCAACAAATGGAAGCCCAGCGTTCACGTGGACAAAATCGGAATTCAGCTCAAGGTATTATTTTCAGAGTCTTTAGGTTCAGGCTTTTATATTATCTACAGGTGCAACTGCCTGTATAGTTTGCTTATTATTTTACCTTGCAAACAGGATTATTACCAAAATTTCCCATTTTTGTTTCCATGAAAAAGTTTTTCAGTTAGCTCTCAGATCATAATAGGGATGGTACTGGATctgatttaactttttaaagaaacctaGTGTTTTGTCACAAGATGAGGAAACAGCATTTTAGGATAGAGTTATTTTTCAGTAGCATACCTTGAAATTAGCAAGTACTTTAAGTGGTGAAGACATtggtaataatttttaaatagtgaTTTTATGTTGTAAAGTattgcgttttatttttttctggaaacaTATGTATGTCTGCACTGGATGTGTAAAACTTGGGTTGCATTAAATGTTCAGTGGTGCTGTCTACACAATGAAAGTGTCCATTACAGGATTTTCTATTGACAGTTAGAAAACTAATAAAGAAAGCTGCTTAGCTTTAAATTGACTTCTGTGTGAGCTGTGCTTCATGCATCTACTCGATAGCCAGTGAACTTTTTTGCCTGTGAAATTTCATGGAAGTTTAGAAGTAGAAAGCgctattctaaaatatttacaccACTGGATTTCTGTTGAAAATAAATTGGGATTTACCCCAGAGTTAGGGTATAGTTGGGGCTTCTGGTTTAGACCGTCTCCAGTCAACTCAGTGCCAATCACTTTCAGTGTAGACATGCATTCTCACAAAATAATAGATGCAGATCAGTTGGTAGAGGACAGTTTTATTCTTCATTAGATGAGGCTTGTCAGGAATGGGATCAGATCTCTTGTAATAAGCATCACTATGTTGGTCCTGAAATTATGTTAGATTAAGGACCATCAAGCACTTTTTCATGTGGCCAAGCCTGTCGAGGTTAATGCACACCCTATATTGTAACACATTTACAGGTAAAAGTACCCCCAATGAGATAAAGAATGTGTGGATATGTGGCCACTCTCTTGTGTTTTGGGCTGAGAAGAGGGCTACTTCCCCTGAGTATGGAGTGCAGCTGGGCATGCACCCAGATTCAATACGCATCTGGTGGAAGGGCGTGCAGGGCATGGCGTGGCAACAGCTTGTTCCTTTGCTGCTCCAGCTCAAAGACAACTGGCCCAAGCCTGATGTGCTTATATTCCACTTGGGTGGAAATGACATAAGCACAACTGATCCAGAGGACTTTATTGAGACTGTGAAGAAAGACCTGACCTCGCTGAAGAGCATATTCCCCGGATGCCTGCTGGTGTGGTCCAGCATCCTTTCACGGCAGACCTGGAGGGGTACAGAAGACAGCAAAGAGATGGACGTTATCCGGATGGCCATTAATGAGAGCATATGTGGAATTATGAGACAACTTTGTGGCTCTGCTTTGAGCCACGAAAACATAAGGCCAAGTTTTGGACTCTACAGACCAGATGGGGTTCATCTATCGGGGAAGGGTATTGATACCTTCAATCTGAACCTGCAGGCTTTTCTGGAGAAATGGGAGAATGAGACTAACAAGACGGAGCCATCGGGTTTGAGACGAGGGaaagtcatttgttttgtttagcagCTTGTACAGTGCCATTTCCTTCTTGTATATATcctttgttgctgttgttttgttacTTCAAACTTGATTGTTATACAACCCATGTAGAACGCAAAGCCGCTTTGTTTTCTATACAAAAGTATTTTGCAAGAGTGTtcgattttagtttttacttgttctgttttatacattcagtttacaaataaaatcaacatttaaaatattccaaTGTAATACTGGATTAAACGTTTCTTTTATGATTTGACATTTCGTATGATGCTAAGACCGTTTTAAGTGTGTTTACATCACAAAGCATCAGCTTCATTCAGTGcttttttctgtcattaaatCTGATCCACAAATCAAACCAGGAAATGCCAAGAAGTCTTCAGATGCAATATTGGTTTgttagtattttaattattcttaaaaaGCTTTGTGTTCAAATTTTACAAATTGTATATTATAGAAGTACacatgaatccattttccaaaccgtGTTAGGGGCTTGTCCTGACTCACTCATGCACACCTATAATAGGTGTTTATATTCGAAGTATTTAGACTGGTTCGGGTCTGCGTGATTCGCCGTgagacataaacagagagaagtagagcCGCCTACAAGGGTTCTTCCAAGAAGacacacatttttgttcatCAGCCGCTGGAGAGCCAAagttatggactgcagctttaagctACAGTGGTATTTACTTTCCACCATAAAGAGTGGAAAAGTCTATGAAAGATATTTTATTGAAGAAACTGCCCGGAGCCTGCTCAATCATGGAAATTTCATAAGTTCACACATTTATACTGGCAGAATATAAACAACATGGGTTACTTGATTTTCTTGAATGTGATTGGCTACACTCATCTTGGGAAATCATTTCCTGTTGTTAATCACTGCCTAGAAGTCTACACTGCTTAATCAAAACAAATGGCTGTAGCATTATGAAATCTTGTTATCGTATTGGACTAAAACTTGATTTTTCTCACGCAGTGTCTCTCTTCCCCTGCTTTGCTACACTTGTGTTCCTGTTCAAAAAAACTGGCTGACAACAAATATGGCATGACAAGAAATACATGCGCTATTTTACCAAATATTGGATACAATTTTTTGTCAGCTTTTCTGAGATAAACCACTGAAAACATCATGTGCTAACAGAAACAAGTTGACAAAAAGAGCAATCATTTTTGTCTGGGAACATCAAAATAGGCGAAGGATTTTCAGCACGCcacaaaacaggaaatgagtaaactaataaaacaatcGTAAGAATTTCCATCTCCCATTTAGAGGAAAAGTTTGCagtcagcttttttttcttttgatgttcTGACAGTAAAAATCTCACGTTGTAGTAATTGATTTTAGAGTCTATGTTTTCCTAACAACTTCTCTGGTACTGTTCAGTTTTGCTGTGATTTACATATTAATC
Protein-coding sequences here:
- the LOC122356787 gene encoding uncharacterized protein LOC122356787, with product MANPYCVPPLLPMPHSYGPPPIPSPLHLSTMTSAYSTPAASQISTESIQTKPVRCLKTIETVKMVPKGKAGPVSALVSIQPIEDSNEKQTSEEAKNIQFATIKDDDIKAKQKKRLEQFNQRMKLKKEQQMEAQRSRGQNRNSAQGKSTPNEIKNVWICGHSLVFWAEKRATSPEYGVQLGMHPDSIRIWWKGVQGMAWQQLVPLLLQLKDNWPKPDVLIFHLGGNDISTTDPEDFIETVKKDLTSLKSIFPGCLLVWSSILSRQTWRGTEDSKEMDVIRMAINESICGIMRQLCGSALSHENIRPSFGLYRPDGVHLSGKGIDTFNLNLQAFLEKWENETNKTEPSGLRRGKVICFV